The DNA window TCCGGAGTACTCCAACTCCAAGTCAGTTCTGGCGGCGGGGACTGTTTTCCTTCGTGTGGTTTCTCTTCGCTCAGCATTCGCTCGAGAAATTCATCCTGGTGATCTTCCTCGGCAAGGGACAGGGCCAACTCATCGTCCAATTCATCCATTTGCTGCTGGGCGGAAATTGAAGGGTTCCTCATGGGCATGTCTAGTTTTGTTGGAGCTCCTGGCGGCGGATCTATTGCCTGGAACCATCGCAGCTGGCCATTAACATTGACAGCCTGAAGAGAATAGAAAAGAATTGAAGCTCGAAATTCACATCTACATATATAGCAAAGCTTACGATGACGTGCTTATCGCTGATGTCTCCATGGATAATCTGCGGTTTGCAAATGGTGATGATGGgtggctgctcctcctgcagTTCCTCGTAAACATATTCCTCATTTTCTTCCTCGTGTTCATTTTTGACATGTTTCTCTATCACACTGCTAAGGATGgcttcttttgcttttggcagTACTGGCAGTATCTTGTTCTTTGCCGGCAAAGGGATGTTTCCGTGCTCCACCTGCTTTTTCAGCATAGGTACTTCAATAATTTGGTCCTCCAGCATCTGTTGCTTGGTGTGCCGTTGTTTCAACTGCTGATCCTTCAGCTTTTGCACCTTCTGCTTCAGCATTTGCTTCTCCAGCAGCATCTCTTGGCGCAGTTCCTCCGCAGTTTGTACGGCCTCCTCTATGCCCGAGTGACGTAGCTCGTGGTGCCGCTTGAGATTAGCCTTTCTGTCGGAGCTGTACGTGCAAAGGGAGCATTTAAATGTCCTGTGGCTCTTCTCCGGATTGTTATGCACCATCAGGTGGCGCTTAAGGTCGTAGGGGCGATTTGTTTCGTATCTGCAGCCCATCACCTGGCATTGCATCTTGACATTGCGATGCTGGTGCGGCGTATCCGGCAACCCCTTCTTGGATGCAGGATGCTTGAGGGACACATGTCGTTTCAGATTCGACGCCTTGTCGGTGCTGTAGATGCAAACGGGACATCCGTACAGCTTGGGTTCTGTAATTCCGGCGTGGGACTCCTCATGACGCGACAGGTTGAAGGGTCTATTCGTCCTGTAGGGGCACCTGGCCACGCTGCAGCGGAATTTCCAGGCGGGGCACGATCCATTTGCTTCTTCCGACGAATCCCGATCCTCGTTCAGCATTGCAAAAGTCCGCACAAGAAGCACAATCGGTAAAATTAATGCTACAGGACTAGCCTGGTGTTTGGGTATCTTGGGAACACACTCATGTCGGTGGACCACTAAGTTTTGTGTTTGGGGTACATGAacta is part of the Drosophila yakuba strain Tai18E2 chromosome 2R, Prin_Dyak_Tai18E2_2.1, whole genome shotgun sequence genome and encodes:
- the LOC6529542 gene encoding RE1-silencing transcription factor A, with amino-acid sequence MLNEDRDSSEEANGSCPAWKFRCSVARCPYRTNRPFNLSRHEESHAGITEPKLYGCPVCIYSTDKASNLKRHVSLKHPASKKGLPDTPHQHRNVKMQCQVMGCRYETNRPYDLKRHLMVHNNPEKSHRTFKCSLCTYSSDRKANLKRHHELRHSGIEEAVQTAEELRQEMLLEKQMLKQKVQKLKDQQLKQRHTKQQMLEDQIIEVPMLKKQVEHGNIPLPAKNKILPVLPKAKEAILSSVIEKHVKNEHEEENEEYVYEELQEEQPPIITICKPQIIHGDISDKHVIAVNVNGQLRWFQAIDPPPGAPTKLDMPMRNPSISAQQQMDELDDELALSLAEEDHQDEFLERMLSEEKPHEGKQSPPPELTWSWSTPDAVHHISPTVEDKEELRTDDADTDFPDWWDDGKYTKMHKNQIFANHSKKPSQANVQRILRIIYDVYYKPFKEDRKQFEAFQIKDSWLSATRMTRMQIVKDMYSKQGT